A stretch of the Desulfobacter sp. genome encodes the following:
- the rpoB gene encoding DNA-directed RNA polymerase subunit beta, translating into MTGSLLTNKRIRKEFGSKRKIIDIPDLIGMQRNSFESFLQRDIPPQDREEKGLHSVFKSVFPIKDFTDTSSLEYVSYSFGETKHSMKECISRGMTYDIPVNIRVRLVVYDHDKETGLSTIRDIKEQEIYFGTIPLMTPRGTFIINGTERAVVSQLHRSSGVFFDHDKGKNYSTGKIIYNARIIPVRGSWIDMEIDAKDIVNIRIDRRRKFPVSILFKSFGYTSEDILDFFYTKEKLVRKNGSFFKEFIPENLVRQRASFDIKSPKSGEVVVKAGRIFTKRALKQLKDESLDFIPVSDEDILDKAFARNHYDKDGAEFVFKAGEIITEETFERLEEVGLDEFYILYVEARSSDSMRKTLVSDKIETKEEALMDIYRRLRPGNPATIEVAQDFIDHLFFRQAYYDLSKVGRLKMNHRLGVNTKIDVKTLRKEDVLLTTSTLIELKDTQGQVDDIDHLGNRRVRAVGELLENHYRIGLVRMERAIKEKMSMQEVDAMMPHDLINPKPVSAVVREFFGTSQLSQFMDQTNPLSETTHKRRLSALGPGGLTRERAGFEVRDVHPSHYGRICPIETPEGPNIGLIVSLCTYARVNDFGFIETPFRLVEDGNASKEIKHLSAFEEKEHPIAQASAPLDAEGNYINPTVSARVEGEFEMVSPKDVKFMDVSPNQLVSVSASLIPFLENDDANRALMGSNMQRQAVPLIQSEAPLVGTGMEPVVARDSGVTIVAECDGVVVDVDSKRIVVKNEDPEGGSFEKAVSIYSCTKFVRSNQNTCFNHRPIVERGESVKKGQVIADGPSTELGELALGKNVTVAFMPWDGYNYEDSILVSERLVKDGVYTSVHVEEFEVLARDTKLGKEEITRDIPNVGEEALKNLDESGIIRLGAEVQSGDILVGKITPKGETQLSPEEKLLRAIFGEKAGDVKDTSLCVPPGVKGKVIDAKVFSRRGLSKDDRTRLIEDEEIERLEKDRDDEIKIITLVGREKIEALLSGATLLTDLERNGKVLVKSGEVVEQGLFEKVPVSVLVNVAVEDAVLTERAQMVLELAQNQIKKAREHFNRQVSRFEKGDDLPPGVLKLIKISVAMERVLSVGDKMAGRHGNKGVVSRILRVEDLPYFADGRPVDMVLNPLGVPSRMNVGQILEIHLGHAAFSLGQQIDELLEEKKLEQLREKVKTIFALTQKQKDGEAEDVITQDIDQMSDEKLVKFASLYRRGVHTATPVFDGATEEEIKDLIQMSGSDPSGQSVLYDGRTGERFDKAVTVGTMYMLKLHHLVDDKLHARSIGPYSLVTQQPLGGKAQFGGQRLGEMEVWAMEAYGAAHALQEFLTVKSDDMTGRTRMYEKIVKGQNVLEPGMPESFRVLTKELNALGLDMNLIEGSK; encoded by the coding sequence ATGACCGGAAGTCTTTTGACGAATAAGCGTATTAGAAAAGAGTTTGGTAGTAAAAGAAAAATTATAGACATCCCGGATCTTATCGGGATGCAGCGCAATTCTTTTGAGAGTTTCCTCCAAAGAGACATTCCTCCCCAAGATAGAGAGGAAAAGGGACTCCATTCTGTGTTTAAATCGGTGTTTCCGATCAAGGATTTCACCGATACTTCTTCTTTGGAATATGTCTCTTATTCCTTTGGGGAAACCAAACACTCGATGAAAGAGTGTATCAGTCGCGGGATGACCTACGACATCCCTGTTAATATCCGGGTCAGACTTGTTGTCTATGACCATGATAAGGAAACAGGCCTGTCCACCATCCGGGACATCAAGGAACAAGAAATTTATTTTGGTACCATCCCTTTGATGACCCCCAGGGGAACCTTTATCATCAACGGGACGGAACGTGCTGTCGTCAGCCAGCTTCACAGGTCCTCCGGTGTCTTTTTTGACCATGATAAGGGCAAAAATTATTCCACAGGTAAGATTATTTACAATGCCAGGATTATTCCGGTCCGGGGATCCTGGATCGATATGGAAATCGATGCCAAGGACATTGTAAATATCCGTATTGACAGACGTCGAAAATTTCCAGTGTCAATTCTTTTCAAATCCTTTGGTTATACCAGTGAAGATATCTTAGATTTCTTTTATACCAAGGAAAAACTTGTCCGTAAAAACGGGTCTTTTTTCAAGGAATTCATTCCTGAGAATCTGGTCCGGCAACGGGCCAGCTTTGATATCAAATCTCCCAAGAGCGGTGAGGTGGTTGTCAAGGCGGGTCGGATTTTTACCAAAAGAGCTCTCAAGCAGCTCAAAGATGAATCCCTTGATTTTATTCCTGTTTCCGATGAAGATATTTTAGACAAGGCCTTTGCCAGGAATCATTATGACAAGGACGGTGCTGAATTTGTTTTCAAGGCAGGGGAAATCATCACCGAAGAGACATTTGAACGGCTTGAAGAGGTCGGGCTTGACGAATTTTACATTCTTTATGTGGAAGCCAGAAGCTCTGACTCCATGCGCAAAACCCTGGTTTCCGACAAGATTGAAACCAAGGAAGAGGCCTTGATGGATATTTACAGGCGGCTTCGTCCCGGAAATCCCGCCACCATCGAGGTAGCCCAGGATTTTATTGACCATCTTTTTTTCCGTCAGGCATATTACGACCTGTCCAAGGTCGGCCGTCTCAAGATGAATCACAGGCTTGGGGTGAATACCAAAATTGACGTAAAAACCCTGAGAAAAGAAGATGTGCTGCTCACGACCTCTACTCTGATTGAACTCAAAGACACCCAGGGTCAGGTGGATGATATTGACCATCTTGGCAACAGGCGTGTCCGTGCCGTTGGCGAGCTGTTGGAAAACCATTACCGTATCGGCCTGGTCCGGATGGAACGGGCCATCAAGGAAAAGATGAGTATGCAGGAAGTGGATGCCATGATGCCCCACGATCTTATCAATCCGAAACCGGTATCTGCTGTGGTCAGAGAATTTTTTGGTACCTCTCAGCTGTCACAGTTCATGGACCAGACCAACCCGCTGTCGGAAACCACTCATAAACGGCGGCTGTCCGCATTGGGCCCAGGGGGTCTTACCCGTGAAAGAGCCGGTTTTGAGGTTCGCGATGTCCATCCCTCCCATTATGGGCGAATTTGTCCCATTGAAACCCCTGAAGGTCCCAACATTGGGCTGATCGTTTCCCTGTGCACCTATGCCCGGGTCAACGATTTCGGGTTTATTGAGACGCCTTTCCGTCTGGTTGAAGATGGGAATGCCAGCAAGGAAATCAAACACTTGAGCGCCTTTGAAGAAAAGGAGCATCCCATTGCCCAGGCAAGTGCGCCCTTGGACGCAGAGGGGAATTATATCAATCCCACGGTTTCTGCACGGGTTGAAGGCGAGTTTGAGATGGTCTCTCCCAAGGATGTCAAATTCATGGATGTCTCACCCAATCAGCTGGTATCCGTATCTGCATCTTTGATTCCCTTTCTTGAAAACGATGATGCCAACAGGGCGCTGATGGGATCCAACATGCAGCGTCAGGCCGTGCCTTTGATCCAGAGTGAAGCCCCGCTTGTGGGAACGGGTATGGAGCCTGTTGTTGCCAGGGATTCCGGGGTTACCATTGTTGCCGAATGCGACGGCGTGGTTGTGGATGTGGATTCCAAACGTATTGTGGTTAAAAATGAAGATCCTGAAGGCGGCAGTTTTGAAAAGGCCGTATCCATTTATAGCTGCACAAAATTTGTTCGCTCCAATCAAAATACCTGCTTTAATCACAGGCCTATTGTTGAACGGGGTGAATCTGTCAAAAAAGGTCAGGTTATTGCCGACGGTCCCTCCACTGAACTTGGCGAGCTTGCCTTGGGTAAAAATGTTACCGTGGCGTTCATGCCCTGGGACGGGTACAACTATGAGGATTCCATCCTGGTCAGCGAGCGCCTGGTAAAAGACGGGGTCTACACCTCTGTCCATGTGGAGGAATTTGAAGTTCTGGCCAGGGATACCAAACTTGGCAAGGAAGAGATCACCCGGGATATTCCCAATGTGGGTGAAGAAGCCTTGAAGAATTTGGATGAAAGCGGGATTATCCGTTTGGGCGCAGAAGTTCAGTCCGGAGATATTCTTGTGGGTAAGATTACACCCAAGGGTGAAACCCAGCTTTCTCCTGAAGAAAAACTGCTCAGGGCCATATTTGGTGAAAAAGCAGGCGATGTTAAAGATACCTCCCTTTGCGTCCCCCCGGGTGTTAAAGGCAAGGTCATTGATGCCAAGGTGTTTTCAAGGCGGGGCTTGTCCAAGGATGACAGGACAAGACTTATAGAAGATGAAGAAATCGAGCGCCTGGAAAAAGACAGGGATGACGAGATAAAGATCATTACCCTGGTGGGCCGGGAAAAAATTGAAGCCCTTCTCAGCGGTGCAACTCTTTTGACCGATCTTGAACGGAACGGTAAAGTCCTGGTCAAATCGGGGGAAGTGGTCGAACAGGGCCTTTTTGAGAAAGTTCCCGTCTCTGTCCTGGTCAACGTGGCAGTTGAAGATGCCGTTCTTACCGAACGGGCCCAGATGGTTCTTGAACTGGCCCAAAACCAGATCAAGAAGGCAAGGGAGCATTTCAACCGCCAGGTTTCACGGTTTGAAAAAGGGGATGATCTGCCTCCCGGCGTCCTCAAGCTGATTAAAATTTCAGTGGCCATGGAGCGGGTGTTGTCTGTGGGGGATAAAATGGCAGGCCGCCATGGAAATAAAGGTGTTGTTTCAAGAATTTTAAGGGTCGAAGATCTGCCCTATTTTGCAGATGGCCGTCCTGTGGACATGGTGCTGAATCCCCTGGGGGTTCCATCCCGTATGAATGTCGGTCAGATCCTTGAAATTCATCTGGGTCATGCGGCATTTTCTTTGGGCCAGCAGATTGACGAACTGCTTGAAGAAAAGAAACTTGAACAGCTTCGGGAAAAGGTGAAAACTATTTTTGCCCTGACCCAGAAGCAGAAAGATGGTGAGGCTGAAGATGTGATCACCCAGGATATCGATCAGATGTCCGATGAGAAGTTGGTGAAATTCGCATCTTTATACCGGCGAGGTGTTCATACGGCCACACCTGTGTTTGACGGGGCCACGGAAGAAGAGATCAAGGATCTGATCCAGATGTCTGGATCAGATCCTTCGGGTCAGTCCGTACTTTATGACGGGCGTACCGGAGAACGGTTTGACAAGGCTGTTACCGTGGGAACCATGTATATGCTTAAACTTCATCATCTGGTTGACGATAAACTTCATGCCCGGTCCATTGGACCCTATTCTCTGGTGACCCAGCAGCCCCTTGGCGGCAAGGCCCAGTTTGGGGGTCAGCGGCTCGGGGAGATGGAGGTCTGGGCCATGGAAGCCTATGGGGCCGCCCATGCCCTACAGGAGTTTCTCACGGTAAAATCCGATGATATGACAGGGCGTACCCGGATGTATGAAAAAATTGTAAAAGGCCAGAACGTTCTCGAACCCGGCATGCCGGAATCCTTCAGGGTTCTGACAAAAGAGCTGAATGCATTGGGTTTGGATATGAATCTTATAGAAGGAAGCAAATAA
- the rplL gene encoding 50S ribosomal protein L7/L12 translates to MTKDDVIEFIASMSVLELSELVKELEDKFGVSAAAPVAMMGGAMPAGGDAGAAAEEQTEFDVILETIGDKKINVIKEVRAITGLGLKEAKALVEEAPKAVKEGIAKDEAEKVKEQLEGAGAQVSVK, encoded by the coding sequence ATCACAAAAGATGATGTTATTGAATTCATTGCTAGCATGAGTGTTCTGGAGCTTTCAGAACTGGTTAAAGAACTTGAAGATAAATTTGGCGTTTCCGCTGCAGCTCCCGTTGCCATGATGGGCGGCGCAATGCCTGCAGGCGGTGATGCAGGCGCTGCTGCTGAAGAGCAGACCGAGTTTGACGTTATCCTTGAAACCATTGGTGACAAAAAGATCAATGTTATTAAAGAAGTCAGGGCAATTACAGGCCTGGGCCTGAAAGAAGCCAAAGCCTTGGTTGAAGAAGCGCCCAAAGCAGTGAAAGAAGGAATTGCTAAAGACGAAGCTGAGAAAGTTAAAGAACAGCTTGAGGGTGCAGGCGCTCAAGTATCTGTAAAATAG
- the rplJ gene encoding 50S ribosomal protein L10 — protein sequence MLNISQKKELVERLVKQLGTAEITVLVDYKGLTVLQVTELRAKLRDAGVQMEVVKNTLMRLASKGTDSEVLTDLYTGPNAIIISQDDPVAPAKILVEFAKDNGKLEIKGAALAGKLLNEEEIKQLAKMPSKEDLLAQLVYTLNAVPTNLVNVLSGVPRAFVNVLNAVKDQKDAA from the coding sequence TTGCTGAACATATCCCAGAAAAAAGAGCTGGTCGAAAGACTTGTAAAACAGCTTGGAACTGCGGAGATCACTGTATTGGTCGATTATAAAGGATTGACTGTATTGCAGGTTACCGAACTTCGCGCCAAGCTCAGGGACGCAGGCGTTCAGATGGAGGTTGTAAAGAACACGCTCATGAGGCTGGCCTCAAAGGGGACTGACTCTGAAGTGCTCACCGATCTGTATACGGGTCCTAATGCGATTATCATTTCCCAGGACGATCCTGTAGCCCCTGCAAAAATTCTTGTAGAGTTTGCAAAAGACAATGGTAAACTTGAGATCAAAGGCGCAGCACTTGCCGGAAAACTGCTGAATGAAGAAGAGATCAAGCAGCTTGCAAAGATGCCGTCAAAAGAAGACTTGCTTGCCCAACTGGTATACACTCTCAACGCCGTTCCAACGAATTTGGTCAACGTGCTTTCAGGTGTTCCCAGGGCTTTTGTCAATGTGCTTAATGCGGTCAAAGACCAAAAAGACGCAGCTTAA
- a CDS encoding 50S ribosomal protein L1 — MPKRSKKHIEALKKVDNTLQYGPKDALELAVSSSYVKFDETVDVAVRLGVDPRHADQMVRGTVVLPNGLGKEVKVLVFAKGEKEQEALDAGADFIATDEIVEKIKEGWFGFDKAVATPDMMGTVGKLGRVLGPRGLMPNAKTGTVTFELDKAINELKAGKIDFRVEKAGIVHVPIGKISFGPEKLLENITAFFDKILALKPASSKGTYLRTICVSSTMGPGIKVDPLLIK; from the coding sequence ATGCCTAAGCGGAGTAAAAAACATATCGAAGCACTGAAAAAGGTCGACAATACACTTCAGTATGGTCCAAAAGATGCCTTGGAACTTGCCGTATCTTCCAGCTATGTCAAATTTGATGAAACGGTTGATGTGGCGGTTAGACTGGGTGTTGACCCGCGGCATGCAGATCAGATGGTCCGAGGGACTGTTGTGCTTCCAAATGGATTGGGTAAAGAGGTTAAGGTTCTCGTATTTGCCAAGGGTGAAAAAGAACAGGAAGCCCTTGATGCAGGTGCTGATTTTATTGCAACCGATGAGATTGTTGAAAAGATTAAAGAAGGCTGGTTTGGTTTTGACAAAGCCGTGGCCACCCCTGATATGATGGGGACCGTCGGAAAGCTGGGCAGGGTTTTAGGTCCCAGAGGTCTGATGCCCAATGCCAAGACCGGTACCGTTACCTTTGAGCTTGACAAAGCCATCAATGAACTCAAAGCCGGTAAGATTGATTTCAGGGTTGAAAAAGCAGGCATAGTCCATGTGCCCATTGGAAAAATTTCCTTTGGTCCGGAAAAGCTCCTTGAAAACATCACAGCTTTTTTTGATAAAATTTTGGCCCTTAAGCCGGCATCAAGCAAAGGCACGTACCTGAGAACTATTTGTGTTTCTTCAACAATGGGTCCCGGAATCAAGGTCGATCCTCTGTTGATCAAATAA
- the rplK gene encoding 50S ribosomal protein L11 — protein MAKKVMTQIKLQVEAGKANPSPPIGPALGQHGVNIMDFCKAFNAKTANDAGSIIPVVITVYQDRSFSFITKTPPASRLLLAAAKLAKGSGEPNRDKVGKVTRDQVVAIAETKKEDLNASNIDAAVKIIEGTARSMGIEVV, from the coding sequence ATGGCAAAAAAAGTAATGACACAAATAAAGCTTCAGGTTGAAGCGGGAAAGGCAAATCCATCTCCTCCCATTGGCCCTGCACTGGGCCAGCACGGCGTTAATATTATGGATTTTTGCAAGGCTTTTAATGCCAAGACCGCCAATGATGCCGGATCTATTATTCCCGTTGTCATCACCGTGTATCAGGACCGGTCCTTTAGCTTTATTACAAAAACACCTCCCGCATCCAGGCTCTTGCTGGCTGCGGCAAAGCTTGCCAAAGGGTCTGGTGAACCCAACAGGGATAAAGTGGGAAAGGTGACCCGTGATCAGGTTGTGGCCATCGCGGAAACCAAAAAAGAAGATTTGAATGCCTCAAATATTGACGCCGCCGTAAAGATCATCGAAGGCACAGCTAGAAGTATGGGGATAGAAGTAGTTTAA
- the nusG gene encoding transcription termination/antitermination protein NusG, with the protein MSLKWYVVHVYSGHEQKVKTALEEKIQGSKHPEKFGDILIPTENVVELVGGKKKESSRKFYPGYILVRMYLDNETWHIVSSTAKVTGFLGGKNKPAPITDKEAQSIIDKMEQGKDKPQPKYFFEPGDDVRVIDGPFSNFNGTIEEVSPDKEKVKVLVSIFGRATPVELNFIQVTKI; encoded by the coding sequence ATGTCTCTAAAATGGTACGTCGTTCATGTGTACTCAGGCCACGAGCAAAAGGTGAAAACCGCTCTGGAGGAAAAGATCCAGGGATCTAAGCATCCGGAAAAATTTGGTGATATCCTGATCCCCACAGAGAATGTTGTTGAGTTGGTCGGGGGAAAGAAAAAGGAATCATCCAGAAAGTTTTATCCGGGTTATATCCTTGTGCGCATGTATCTTGATAACGAGACATGGCATATTGTCAGTTCCACGGCAAAGGTCACCGGTTTTCTGGGGGGCAAGAATAAACCCGCCCCGATTACGGATAAAGAGGCCCAGAGTATCATTGATAAGATGGAACAGGGCAAGGATAAACCTCAGCCTAAATACTTTTTTGAGCCTGGAGACGATGTCCGGGTAATTGACGGTCCTTTTTCCAATTTTAACGGAACCATTGAAGAGGTTTCTCCGGATAAGGAAAAGGTAAAAGTGCTGGTCAGTATATTTGGGCGAGCGACCCCGGTTGAGTTAAATTTTATACAGGTAACCAAAATTTAA
- the secE gene encoding preprotein translocase subunit SecE, with product MSKIQKKKPLSEKKKRKVGPEDGAPNAVSTAKQAAPKVAPRSKVEKAGAEPVSDNIFTRAAAFVREVKIELEKVTWPTRKQTTGTTIVVILFVFVVAAFLGLFDFSLSRLVQVVLT from the coding sequence ATGTCAAAAATACAAAAGAAAAAACCTTTGAGTGAAAAGAAGAAGAGAAAGGTTGGGCCCGAAGATGGGGCGCCGAATGCAGTTTCAACTGCAAAGCAGGCAGCTCCAAAGGTAGCACCGAGGTCTAAAGTAGAAAAAGCAGGTGCGGAACCGGTTAGTGATAATATATTTACCCGGGCTGCCGCGTTTGTTCGAGAAGTAAAAATTGAGCTGGAAAAAGTAACCTGGCCGACGCGCAAACAAACCACCGGGACAACCATTGTGGTTATCCTCTTTGTATTTGTTGTTGCTGCCTTTTTAGGACTGTTCGATTTCAGTCTTTCAAGGCTTGTTCAGGTTGTCCTTACATAG
- the rpmG gene encoding 50S ribosomal protein L33, with the protein MDRVLIALACTGCKRRNYTTTKNKRKTPDKIEFKKYCKFCNQHLVHKETKIK; encoded by the coding sequence GTGGATAGAGTACTTATTGCTCTGGCCTGCACAGGCTGCAAGAGAAGAAATTATACAACGACCAAGAATAAGCGGAAAACTCCGGACAAAATAGAGTTTAAGAAATACTGCAAATTCTGTAATCAGCATCTTGTTCATAAAGAGACTAAAATAAAATAG
- a CDS encoding LysM peptidoglycan-binding domain-containing protein, with protein sequence MKISRLGTLVFVILFTTGCQQTQMSASKPLTDNSAPALSHQLKTAQPKTDLAGIEAGNQNSANQTAPACETGNNDVDTPAKDTKQKRIDQALELCNMAQNYWEEGNLEEALSSLDSAYFLILEIDHHALPELSQQKEDIRYLISKRILEIYASRQIVVTGRHEAIPVTMNRHVQNEIKRLTGPERKFLIQSLERSSLYRPYIVQELKKAGLPEEISWLPLIESGFKIRALSSARALGLWQFIPSTGHKFGLSRNYYIDERMDPEKATQAAIAYLKELHNLFGDWTTALAAYNCGEFRVLKTIRRQKINYLDNFWDLYQSLPRETAKYVPRFLATVHIVNNLEKYNITIKSPQVPIAYKKFDIKKQVRLKDIAKEIHVSTKQLVALNPELRHALLPPETYSIKIPAEQADLFLARLDKIKTTYTPPPMYVYHRVRRGDTLSGIAKKYRTSVKTISRCNKIYKNHRIIAGKVLKIPTRNYPGGSYSAASSSKTRIPAGQSVKYKVRRGDNLWLIAKKFSTTTKQIMVQNQLSGTTLHIGQTLTISSGKAKINSGKGAGTYRVKSGDSPFLIAKKHKMTLNRLLALNHLNKRSKIYPGQKLIVE encoded by the coding sequence ATGAAAATCAGCAGATTGGGCACACTCGTCTTCGTCATCCTGTTCACCACCGGTTGTCAGCAAACGCAAATGTCAGCCAGCAAACCCCTAACGGACAATTCAGCGCCCGCACTCTCCCATCAACTTAAAACGGCACAACCCAAAACAGATCTTGCCGGAATAGAGGCAGGGAACCAGAATTCAGCAAATCAAACAGCCCCTGCCTGCGAAACAGGCAATAATGATGTCGATACCCCGGCCAAAGATACAAAACAAAAACGGATTGACCAAGCCCTTGAGCTTTGCAATATGGCCCAGAATTACTGGGAGGAAGGCAACCTTGAAGAAGCCCTTTCCAGCCTGGACTCCGCTTATTTTTTGATCCTGGAAATCGACCACCATGCCCTGCCGGAACTCAGCCAGCAAAAAGAAGACATCCGCTACCTGATATCCAAACGAATCCTGGAAATTTACGCCTCCCGCCAGATTGTTGTCACCGGTCGGCATGAAGCCATTCCCGTGACCATGAATCGTCATGTACAAAACGAAATCAAACGCCTCACAGGTCCGGAACGCAAATTTTTAATCCAGTCCCTGGAGCGCTCTTCACTTTACAGGCCCTATATTGTTCAGGAACTCAAAAAGGCAGGCCTTCCCGAAGAAATTTCCTGGCTTCCCCTTATTGAAAGCGGATTTAAAATCAGGGCGCTTTCTTCGGCGCGTGCCCTTGGGCTTTGGCAGTTCATCCCCTCAACCGGCCATAAGTTCGGTCTGAGCCGAAACTATTATATAGATGAACGCATGGATCCTGAAAAAGCCACCCAGGCCGCCATTGCCTACTTAAAAGAGCTGCACAATCTCTTTGGAGACTGGACCACAGCCCTGGCTGCATACAATTGCGGAGAATTCCGTGTCCTGAAAACCATCCGCCGCCAAAAAATAAATTATCTGGACAACTTTTGGGACCTTTACCAGAGCCTGCCCAGAGAGACCGCCAAGTACGTGCCAAGATTCCTTGCCACGGTCCACATTGTAAACAACCTGGAAAAGTATAATATCACCATAAAATCTCCCCAGGTCCCAATTGCTTATAAAAAATTTGATATCAAAAAGCAGGTCCGGCTCAAAGACATTGCCAAAGAAATCCATGTGAGCACCAAGCAGCTTGTTGCCCTCAACCCGGAACTGAGACATGCGCTTCTGCCACCTGAAACCTATTCCATTAAAATCCCGGCGGAACAGGCAGATCTGTTTCTGGCACGGCTGGATAAAATCAAAACCACCTATACCCCTCCGCCCATGTATGTTTACCACAGGGTCAGACGGGGCGATACCCTTTCCGGTATAGCCAAAAAATACAGAACCTCTGTAAAAACCATTTCAAGATGCAACAAGATCTATAAAAACCACCGCATCATTGCCGGCAAGGTATTGAAAATACCGACCCGGAACTACCCCGGGGGCAGTTATTCTGCGGCCAGCTCATCCAAGACCCGTATTCCTGCGGGCCAATCTGTAAAATATAAGGTGAGACGGGGGGACAACCTGTGGCTCATTGCCAAAAAGTTTTCAACCACAACCAAACAGATCATGGTGCAAAACCAGCTGTCAGGCACCACCCTTCATATTGGCCAGACCTTGACCATCTCTTCGGGGAAGGCCAAAATAAATTCCGGCAAAGGCGCTGGAACCTATCGGGTTAAATCAGGAGACAGTCCCTTTCTCATTGCAAAAAAGCACAAGATGACATTGAACAGACTCCTGGCCTTAAACCATCTGAACAAGAGAAGCAAAATTTACCCAGGACAAAAGCTCATTGTTGAATAG
- a CDS encoding IS3 family transposase — translation MMNAALTLSHDLGKKPSCEAFGVPRSSFYRFYSPKKQVKSKRGSSPLSLNPDEQQTVLDILHSDTYRDQAPYQVYASLLDKGKYYCSIRTMYRLLHKEHGSVPERRRQVNRPKYKKPELLATGPNQVWSWDITKLKSVTKWTYFYLYVIMDIVSRYVVGWMVAHREQTALAKRLIEKSCENQNILPGQLGLHADRGASMKSKGVAQLLVDLGVTKTHSRPHVSNDNPYSEAQFKTLKYCPKFPNHFGSIEDTRAFCQDFFGYYNKEYYHSGIGLVTPEQFHYGIAKEIYGSCCRTLKEAFIKNPIRFKGKIPRPPALPEAAWINKPEQEEKDKIGA, via the coding sequence CTGATGAATGCCGCCCTAACGTTAAGTCACGATCTTGGGAAAAAGCCTTCATGTGAGGCTTTCGGTGTCCCTCGCTCATCTTTTTATAGGTTTTATTCTCCGAAAAAACAGGTGAAATCAAAGCGGGGCAGCTCTCCTCTTTCTTTGAATCCTGATGAACAACAAACGGTTTTGGATATTCTTCACTCGGACACGTATCGAGACCAGGCCCCATACCAGGTTTATGCCTCTCTTCTTGATAAAGGAAAATACTATTGCTCCATCAGAACGATGTATCGGCTTCTTCACAAAGAACATGGTTCTGTGCCGGAACGAAGACGGCAGGTAAATCGCCCGAAATATAAAAAACCTGAATTGCTGGCAACCGGACCGAATCAGGTCTGGTCCTGGGATATTACCAAGTTGAAAAGTGTCACAAAATGGACTTATTTCTATCTGTATGTAATCATGGATATTGTCAGCAGGTATGTTGTCGGCTGGATGGTCGCCCATAGGGAACAAACAGCATTGGCCAAAAGGCTTATTGAGAAGTCCTGTGAAAACCAAAATATATTACCCGGTCAGCTTGGACTTCATGCAGATCGGGGAGCCAGTATGAAATCCAAAGGGGTTGCCCAACTTCTTGTCGATTTAGGGGTAACCAAAACCCACAGCAGACCGCACGTCAGCAATGATAATCCTTACTCTGAAGCTCAGTTTAAAACATTGAAATATTGTCCAAAATTTCCAAATCATTTTGGTTCGATCGAGGATACAAGAGCCTTCTGCCAGGATTTCTTTGGATACTACAATAAAGAGTATTACCATTCTGGTATTGGCCTGGTAACCCCGGAACAGTTTCATTATGGCATTGCTAAAGAGATTTATGGGTCTTGCTGTAGAACTTTGAAAGAGGCGTTTATTAAAAACCCAATACGCTTTAAGGGGAAAATCCCTCGGCCACCAGCTTTACCAGAAGCAGCCTGGATCAACAAACCGGAACAGGAAGAGAAGGATAAGATTGGAGCCTAA